In one Chitinophaga sancti genomic region, the following are encoded:
- a CDS encoding TolC family protein produces the protein MYSRDSKTKRPPRIVASCIIILLFACRAAAQDTVHISLQDAEKQFLEKNLDLLAEKYNISIARAQIIQSKLYNNPNLSLSGNLYNPSRKQFFDVSNEHGQYEIGITQLISLAGKRNKQIKLAQTSAAMSENAFFDLLRTLRYSLRSNFFQAYYLQNSMRAYTDQITSLEKMDATYKELQSKGLVTLKDAVRLRSLLYSLKADRTAAENQVSDIESELQLLLANNHAYYVIDMPDNAAANLPAIRNTSLASLVDTAYANRQDLLLAQNNLRYNEQNLKLQKAMAVPDLNLGADFDKRGSFVDNATFLTVGIDLPFFNRNQGNIKAASYSIDQHKLQVNQQTQKVENEVQTAYLKALNTDKMLESVDPEFRGQFEQLLKSVTDNFLKKNLSLLELTDFYDSYKENMLQLNQLQNDRMQAIETLNFAVGKTLFNN, from the coding sequence ATGTATAGTCGGGATTCTAAAACAAAGCGCCCTCCCCGGATTGTAGCCAGTTGTATCATCATCTTGTTATTCGCCTGCAGGGCTGCCGCACAGGACACTGTGCACATTAGCCTGCAGGATGCCGAAAAGCAATTCCTGGAAAAGAACCTGGACCTGCTGGCAGAGAAATACAATATTTCTATCGCCCGCGCACAGATCATCCAGTCCAAATTGTACAATAACCCCAACCTGTCGTTGAGCGGTAACCTGTACAATCCATCCAGGAAACAGTTCTTCGATGTCAGCAACGAACACGGTCAGTACGAAATCGGCATCACACAGCTCATTTCGCTGGCAGGTAAAAGAAACAAGCAGATCAAACTGGCGCAAACATCCGCAGCTATGTCTGAAAATGCATTCTTTGATCTGCTCAGGACCCTGCGCTACTCGCTCCGTAGCAATTTCTTCCAGGCCTACTACCTGCAGAACTCTATGAGAGCCTACACAGACCAGATCACCTCCCTCGAAAAGATGGATGCGACCTACAAAGAGCTTCAGTCCAAAGGACTCGTAACCCTGAAAGACGCCGTACGCCTCCGCTCCCTGCTCTATAGCCTGAAAGCAGACCGTACCGCCGCCGAAAACCAGGTCAGCGATATTGAATCAGAACTACAGCTTTTGCTCGCAAATAATCACGCCTATTATGTAATTGATATGCCTGACAATGCCGCTGCTAACCTGCCAGCTATACGTAATACCAGCCTGGCCAGCCTGGTAGACACCGCATACGCCAACCGGCAGGACCTGCTGCTGGCCCAAAACAACCTGCGCTATAACGAACAGAACCTGAAACTGCAAAAAGCCATGGCTGTTCCCGATCTGAACCTGGGCGCAGACTTTGACAAACGTGGCAGCTTCGTAGACAATGCTACCTTCCTCACGGTTGGTATCGATCTCCCCTTCTTCAACAGGAACCAGGGTAATATCAAAGCCGCCAGCTACAGCATCGATCAGCATAAACTACAGGTAAACCAGCAAACACAAAAGGTGGAAAATGAAGTGCAGACCGCTTACCTAAAAGCATTGAACACTGACAAGATGCTGGAATCAGTAGACCCTGAATTCCGTGGCCAGTTCGAACAACTGCTCAAATCTGTTACTGACAATTTCCTTAAAAAGAACCTCAGTCTCCTCGAGCTGACTGACTTCTACGATTCTTATAAAGAAAATATGCTGCAGCTAAACCAGTTGCAGAATGATAGGATGCAGGCCATTGAGACGCTCAATTTTGCTGTGGGTAAAACTTTGTTCAATAATTAA
- the ychF gene encoding redox-regulated ATPase YchF has product MALQAGIVGLPNVGKSTLFNAVSNSAKAQASNYRFCTIEPNVGLVDVPDTRLSKLAELVNPNRIVPTTIEFVDIAGLVKGASKGEGLGNKFLANIREVDAIVHVIRCFEDENILREEGAINPISDKEIIDTELQLKDLESVEKKVARTEKMAKTGGDPKAKVEFEILKKCQEHLEKGKNIRELGLSKEERVAIADLFLLTEKPVLYVANVDEASMHTGNKYSQALQEGVKAEGAQVIVMNNTIEAQISEMEDPADKELFLSEYHLTEPGLNRLIRSAYNLLDLITYFTAGVQEVRAWTIHKGWKAPQAASVIHTDFEKGFIKAEVIAYDDFVKYGSESGARDNGRLRIEGKEYIVADGDVMHFRFNV; this is encoded by the coding sequence ATGGCGTTACAAGCAGGAATTGTTGGATTACCGAATGTGGGAAAATCGACATTGTTTAATGCGGTGAGCAACAGCGCAAAGGCGCAGGCTAGCAACTACCGTTTTTGTACTATTGAACCTAACGTAGGTCTGGTGGATGTGCCGGATACCAGGCTGAGCAAACTGGCTGAGCTGGTAAACCCCAACAGGATCGTTCCTACTACTATCGAATTCGTAGACATCGCCGGCCTGGTAAAAGGTGCCAGTAAAGGTGAAGGTCTGGGGAACAAGTTCCTCGCCAATATCCGTGAGGTAGACGCCATCGTACACGTAATTCGTTGCTTCGAAGATGAAAACATCCTCCGCGAAGAAGGTGCGATCAACCCTATCAGCGATAAGGAAATCATCGATACTGAACTGCAGCTGAAAGACCTGGAGAGCGTGGAAAAGAAGGTAGCCCGTACTGAAAAGATGGCTAAAACCGGTGGAGATCCGAAAGCAAAGGTTGAATTTGAAATACTGAAAAAATGCCAGGAACACCTGGAGAAAGGTAAAAATATCCGTGAACTGGGCCTGAGCAAGGAAGAACGTGTAGCGATCGCTGACCTGTTCCTGCTCACAGAAAAACCAGTACTGTATGTGGCAAACGTTGATGAAGCCAGCATGCACACCGGTAATAAATATTCACAGGCACTGCAGGAAGGCGTAAAAGCTGAAGGCGCGCAGGTGATCGTAATGAACAATACCATCGAAGCACAGATCTCTGAAATGGAAGATCCGGCAGACAAGGAACTGTTCCTCTCCGAATATCACCTCACAGAGCCAGGCCTGAACCGCCTGATCCGCTCTGCTTACAACCTGCTGGACCTGATCACCTACTTTACAGCGGGTGTACAGGAAGTAAGAGCATGGACCATTCATAAAGGATGGAAAGCACCGCAGGCTGCGAGCGTGATCCATACTGATTTTGAGAAGGGCTTTATCAAAGCGGAGGTGATTGCGTATGATGATTTTGTGAAGTATGGCTCTGAAAGTGGCGCGAGGGATAATGGTCGCCTGAGAATTGAAGGGAAAGAGTATATCGTGGCGGATGGTGATGTAATGCACTTCCGTTTCAATGTATAA
- a CDS encoding efflux RND transporter periplasmic adaptor subunit, with product MKPFIIYLFPVALGCMLTACGGDKPEVAKDENALSDSLVKNVQTAPATFENPSETIKLNGKIVPDETRKAKVYALVSGKIRSVNVELGDYVKQGQLLAVLQSTEVAGISNDVSVAESNVALAKKNAETQKSLFEGNLATQQDYLAAQIEEKKAQSELNRARSVASITGGSSSAYTLKAPISGYVIEKNISNNSEVRQDNSVNLFTVADLNTVWIIANVYEADIPAIKLGDEVRVTTLANPEKDYIGKIDKVYNVLDPANRTMQVRISMQNTSGELKPEMFATVKVNTKPAATSMLSIPANAVVMDNSKQYVVVKTAKGLEIREVKVIRRIDDRAYISGLQVNEQVVTSSQVFIYDALNTK from the coding sequence ATGAAACCTTTTATTATATATCTCTTTCCTGTTGCACTTGGATGTATGCTCACGGCCTGTGGCGGTGATAAACCTGAAGTAGCCAAAGACGAAAATGCACTGTCTGATAGTCTGGTGAAAAACGTACAGACCGCACCTGCCACTTTCGAGAATCCTTCGGAAACCATCAAGCTGAATGGTAAAATCGTTCCGGACGAAACCAGGAAAGCAAAAGTATATGCCCTGGTAAGTGGTAAGATCAGATCTGTGAATGTAGAACTGGGCGATTATGTAAAACAGGGTCAGTTGCTCGCTGTACTGCAGAGTACCGAAGTAGCCGGCATCAGCAACGATGTATCTGTGGCTGAATCGAATGTAGCCCTGGCAAAGAAGAATGCAGAAACTCAAAAGTCGCTCTTCGAAGGCAACCTCGCTACCCAGCAGGATTACCTGGCAGCACAGATCGAAGAAAAGAAAGCGCAATCAGAACTGAACCGCGCCCGCTCTGTAGCCAGCATCACAGGTGGCAGCAGCTCCGCCTATACACTGAAAGCACCGATCAGCGGTTATGTAATTGAGAAAAATATTTCCAACAACTCCGAAGTTCGCCAGGACAACAGCGTCAACCTCTTCACCGTGGCTGATCTGAATACAGTATGGATCATTGCAAATGTATATGAAGCAGATATTCCGGCTATCAAATTGGGCGATGAAGTACGCGTAACTACCCTCGCTAATCCTGAAAAAGATTACATCGGTAAGATCGACAAGGTATATAACGTACTGGACCCTGCGAACCGTACCATGCAGGTGCGCATCAGCATGCAGAATACAAGCGGGGAACTGAAGCCTGAAATGTTTGCCACCGTAAAAGTAAATACCAAACCAGCCGCTACCAGCATGCTGAGCATCCCTGCCAATGCAGTCGTGATGGACAACAGCAAGCAATATGTAGTGGTGAAAACCGCTAAAGGTCTTGAGATCCGTGAGGTAAAAGTAATTCGCCGTATCGACGACAGGGCGTATATCTCCGGCCTGCAGGTGAATGAACAGGTGGTGACCAGCTCTCAGGTATTTATTTATGATGCCCTTAATACAAAATAA
- a CDS encoding TonB-dependent receptor has translation MKNCFVKASLCCMLLLSIFSVAYAQQKTITGTVTNKNTGEPLPGVTVSLKGTLSGTITDGSGHYKLNTSRSLPLTLIFSSVGFKSEQVQVSNQDNNNIQLGSTEILGEEVVVAASRVSESILSSPVSIEKLNATAIREIPTPNFYDALPTLKGVETSMQSLTFRTVTTRGFNTNGNTRFNQLVDGMDNQAPGLNFSVGNILGLSELDVAAVELLPGASSALYGAGGMNGTLLMTSKSPFEYQGLSLRLQSGVNHINKSQQPYVGFIPDLAARYAKAFGRFAFKLNVSFLQADDWQALDSTNYGRLNGKTKAGYSHSADPNYDGINVYGDEITTTFGTSGGYLNGVAVSRTGYQEKDLVDYGTKSLKISGALHYKFTDNLEGIVQANWGRGTTVYTGSDRYSLRNFNMGQYKLELRGKRFYLRAYTTQERSGEAYNATALGTILNEAYNPSATYDANGNVTGGWFAEYATVYNQARLGVFPGSPGAKTDAVAHAIARGYADRNRLLPGTDAFNTAKKAITSQYIGFGNGRNGAKFNDKTNLYHYEGFYDFTDHVKVFDLQAGASFRHYALNSDGTIFDDANGRIGINEYGGFVQVGKKLVNDRIKLTGSVRYDKNENFDGRFTPRISGVFTVAPQHNIRLSFQTAYRNPTNQDQYIDLPIRSNTRLIGGLPSMISKYDLYNTKGYTQTSVQQYAASGDPTKLEAYTFGKFRPESVSSYEVGYKGLVNNRLLIDAYYYYSKYTNFLSYLVLIQPTLPLASDPAFSRANIFATYVNNPADVVTQGGALGLDYLIGKWTLSGNVSYNDITKDSKTLTNAFNTPKYRFNLGLSNRNVYKNLGFNIMYRWQDAFVWNSSFVQGEVAAYSTLDAQVSYRVPKVNATIKVGGSNITNHYYQTSLGNPMAGGIYYVSLLFEDLLK, from the coding sequence ATGAAGAACTGCTTTGTAAAAGCCAGTCTGTGCTGTATGCTGCTACTATCCATTTTTTCCGTAGCATACGCTCAACAAAAGACCATTACCGGCACAGTAACCAATAAGAACACGGGCGAGCCCTTACCCGGTGTAACCGTTAGTTTAAAAGGTACTTTGTCGGGAACAATTACCGATGGCAGCGGGCATTATAAACTCAATACCAGCCGATCGTTGCCCTTAACACTTATATTCTCATCCGTAGGTTTTAAAAGCGAACAGGTACAGGTCTCGAACCAGGACAATAACAATATTCAGCTCGGCTCCACCGAAATCCTGGGTGAAGAGGTGGTAGTCGCCGCCAGCCGTGTATCAGAATCTATTCTCAGTTCCCCGGTGTCTATCGAAAAACTCAATGCTACCGCTATCAGGGAAATCCCTACCCCCAATTTCTACGATGCACTCCCCACCCTGAAAGGCGTAGAAACCAGTATGCAAAGCCTCACCTTCCGGACCGTCACCACCCGTGGTTTCAATACCAATGGCAATACCCGCTTCAACCAGCTGGTAGATGGAATGGATAACCAGGCCCCCGGTCTTAACTTTTCTGTAGGTAACATTTTAGGCCTTTCCGAGCTGGATGTGGCAGCTGTCGAGCTATTGCCCGGGGCGTCTTCTGCCCTGTATGGTGCAGGTGGTATGAACGGTACCCTGCTCATGACAAGTAAAAGCCCCTTTGAATACCAGGGCCTGAGTCTTCGTTTACAAAGCGGCGTGAACCACATCAACAAATCACAGCAACCTTACGTAGGGTTTATCCCGGACCTGGCTGCACGTTATGCAAAGGCATTCGGCCGTTTTGCATTTAAACTGAATGTGAGCTTCCTCCAGGCTGATGACTGGCAGGCGCTGGATTCCACGAATTACGGCCGCCTGAATGGCAAAACCAAAGCCGGGTATTCTCACAGCGCAGATCCTAATTATGATGGGATCAATGTGTACGGTGATGAGATCACTACCACCTTTGGTACCAGCGGTGGTTACCTGAATGGTGTAGCCGTATCCCGTACCGGTTACCAGGAAAAAGACCTCGTTGATTATGGCACCAAGAGTTTAAAAATAAGCGGTGCTTTACATTATAAATTCACAGATAACCTGGAAGGAATTGTGCAGGCTAACTGGGGTCGTGGTACTACCGTGTACACGGGTTCTGACCGCTATTCCCTCCGCAACTTTAACATGGGGCAGTACAAGCTGGAACTGAGAGGCAAGCGCTTCTACCTGCGGGCCTACACCACCCAGGAACGTTCCGGTGAGGCCTATAATGCAACAGCCTTAGGTACCATCCTGAACGAAGCGTATAATCCAAGTGCGACCTACGATGCCAATGGCAATGTGACCGGTGGCTGGTTTGCAGAATATGCAACGGTATACAACCAGGCAAGACTGGGTGTATTCCCGGGTTCACCAGGTGCGAAAACAGATGCCGTCGCCCATGCAATTGCGCGTGGTTATGCAGATAGGAATAGGTTATTGCCAGGTACTGATGCCTTTAACACGGCGAAGAAAGCAATCACCTCCCAGTATATCGGCTTTGGTAATGGCCGTAACGGTGCTAAATTCAATGATAAGACGAACCTGTATCACTACGAAGGCTTCTATGATTTCACAGATCATGTAAAAGTGTTCGATCTGCAGGCGGGCGCCAGCTTCCGTCATTATGCCCTCAACTCAGATGGTACCATCTTCGATGATGCAAATGGCCGTATCGGGATTAATGAATACGGTGGTTTTGTACAGGTGGGCAAGAAACTAGTGAATGACAGGATCAAGCTGACAGGTTCCGTACGCTATGATAAGAATGAAAACTTTGATGGCAGGTTTACCCCGCGTATTTCAGGTGTGTTCACCGTAGCACCGCAGCATAATATCCGGCTTTCCTTCCAGACAGCATACCGTAATCCGACTAACCAGGATCAGTACATCGACTTACCGATCCGCTCTAATACAAGGCTGATTGGTGGTTTGCCATCAATGATCTCGAAATACGACCTGTATAACACCAAGGGATATACGCAGACAAGCGTACAGCAATATGCTGCCAGCGGAGATCCTACCAAACTGGAAGCCTATACTTTCGGCAAGTTCAGACCAGAGAGTGTGAGTTCTTATGAAGTGGGTTATAAGGGCCTGGTCAATAACCGTCTCCTGATAGATGCGTACTACTATTACAGCAAGTATACCAACTTCCTCTCCTACCTGGTATTGATCCAGCCTACATTGCCCCTGGCTTCTGACCCGGCATTCAGCAGGGCCAATATCTTTGCGACGTATGTGAACAATCCTGCGGATGTAGTGACACAGGGTGGCGCATTGGGCCTGGATTACCTGATAGGCAAATGGACGCTTAGCGGTAATGTATCTTATAATGATATTACGAAGGATTCAAAGACCCTGACGAACGCGTTTAATACCCCTAAGTATCGTTTTAACCTGGGCTTGTCAAACAGGAATGTATACAAGAACCTTGGGTTTAACATCATGTATCGCTGGCAGGATGCGTTTGTGTGGAACTCCAGCTTTGTGCAGGGCGAGGTAGCGGCCTATTCGACATTGGATGCGCAGGTGAGTTATCGGGTGCCAAAGGTGAATGCAACGATAAAGGTGGGTGGTTCGAATATTACGAATCATTATTACCAGACATCCCTGGGTAACCCGATGGCGGGAGGTATTTATTATGTGTCTTTGTTGTTTGAAGATTTGTTGAAATAG
- a CDS encoding efflux RND transporter permease subunit — protein sequence MQKVIKKIIAFSLKNRLFIGFATVILIVWGVIAFRNIPIEAFPDVTNTQITIITQWPGRSAEEVEKFVTVPVEIAMNPVQKKESVRSTTVFGLSVVKVIFEDGVDDAFARQQVNNLLRDVTLPDGADPDVQPPTGPTGEIFRYTLESKTKTVRELKTLQDWVIERRLLNVPGVGDVVSFGGEVKTYEIAVNPQKLASYDITPLDVSNAISKSNINVGGDVIVDNSQAYVVRGIGLLNNAEEIGNIIVDNINGTPILVKDIGTVAVSALPRLGQVGRDKQNDVVEGIIVMRKGENPSEVIKRVQDRITYLNEKVLPPDVKINTFYNRSDLIEFATHTVLHNMLEGIIFVTVIVFLFMADWRTTVIVAIVIPLALLFAFICLTLKGMSANLLSMGAIDFGIIIDGAVVMVEGIFVLLDQRAHQMGMERFNKLSKLGIIKNTGGELGKAIFFSKLIIIAGLLPIFSFQKVEGKMFSPLAWTLGFALLGALILTLTLIPLLSSLLLRKNVREKHNVFVEFITNGVMKMFSWTYRNKRLSLLVAVGLVVVGLFNFKFLGSEFLPELDEGAIYIRATCPLSVSLEESKSIANKMRRIILSYPEVKQVMSQTGRPNDGTDATGFYNIEFHVDIYPKKQWKSGITKEELIDRMQQKLSVYPGINLNFSQPIMDNVEEAVSGVKGSLCVKIYGDSLAYTEGKANHVYDIMKNIPGVTDLGVIRNIGQPELDIELDENKMALYGVTTADANAIIEMAIGGKAVTQIYEGERKFQLRLRYEEQYRNNAEAISDLMVPTLRGAKVPIKNIANIKTLTGPSIIFRDDNRRYTAVKFSVRGRDMGSVIAEAQAKVNKNVKLDKGYEMQWAGDFENQQRATKRLTQVVPISLMIIFLILFVMFGNVKDAGLVLINVPFAIIGGIAALLISGTNFSISAGIGFIALFGICIQNGVILISVFKNNMAKVKKHDFNHHTLEISIRDGVRERVRPVVMTALMAAIGLLPAALSKGIGSETSKPLAIVVIGGLITATVLTLLVFPLFFYLGYRKVGQKMD from the coding sequence ATGCAGAAAGTCATAAAAAAAATCATTGCTTTTTCGTTAAAGAATAGGCTGTTCATAGGTTTTGCGACCGTCATCCTCATCGTATGGGGGGTGATCGCATTCAGGAATATTCCCATTGAGGCTTTCCCGGATGTGACCAATACACAGATTACCATCATCACCCAATGGCCTGGCAGAAGTGCCGAAGAGGTGGAGAAATTCGTGACGGTGCCCGTGGAAATAGCCATGAACCCCGTACAGAAAAAAGAGTCCGTTCGTTCTACAACGGTATTCGGCCTGTCAGTTGTGAAAGTGATCTTTGAAGATGGGGTGGACGATGCATTTGCCCGTCAGCAGGTGAACAACCTGCTGCGCGATGTGACACTGCCCGATGGCGCAGATCCGGATGTACAGCCACCTACCGGCCCTACCGGTGAGATCTTCCGTTATACACTGGAGAGCAAAACCAAAACGGTACGGGAACTGAAAACCTTGCAGGACTGGGTGATCGAACGCAGGCTATTGAATGTACCAGGTGTAGGTGATGTAGTGAGTTTTGGTGGTGAAGTGAAGACTTATGAGATTGCCGTAAACCCACAGAAACTGGCTTCTTATGATATTACCCCACTGGATGTATCGAACGCGATCTCCAAAAGTAATATCAACGTAGGGGGTGATGTGATCGTAGATAACTCACAGGCATACGTGGTTCGTGGTATCGGTTTGCTGAACAATGCAGAAGAGATCGGGAATATCATTGTAGACAACATCAACGGTACGCCTATCTTAGTAAAAGACATCGGTACCGTAGCTGTCTCTGCCCTGCCCCGATTAGGCCAGGTAGGTCGTGATAAACAAAACGACGTGGTAGAGGGCATCATTGTGATGCGTAAAGGTGAAAACCCCAGTGAGGTGATCAAACGCGTACAGGACAGGATCACTTACCTGAATGAAAAAGTACTGCCGCCCGATGTAAAGATCAATACTTTCTACAACCGTAGTGACCTGATAGAATTTGCTACACACACGGTATTGCACAACATGCTGGAGGGGATCATCTTTGTAACGGTGATCGTATTCCTCTTTATGGCAGACTGGCGTACAACCGTGATCGTGGCTATTGTGATTCCGCTGGCACTGCTCTTTGCATTTATTTGTCTCACGCTTAAAGGCATGTCTGCGAACCTGCTGTCGATGGGGGCGATTGACTTCGGTATCATCATTGACGGTGCCGTCGTGATGGTGGAAGGGATCTTTGTACTCCTCGACCAGCGCGCCCACCAGATGGGTATGGAGCGCTTCAATAAACTCTCCAAACTGGGCATCATCAAGAATACAGGTGGTGAACTTGGTAAGGCGATCTTCTTCTCCAAACTGATCATCATTGCAGGGCTGCTGCCTATCTTCTCTTTCCAGAAAGTAGAAGGTAAGATGTTCTCTCCCCTGGCATGGACACTGGGTTTTGCACTCCTGGGTGCATTGATCCTGACACTCACATTGATTCCATTGCTCAGTAGTTTACTGCTGCGTAAGAACGTACGGGAAAAACACAATGTATTCGTGGAATTCATTACCAACGGGGTGATGAAAATGTTCTCCTGGACATATCGGAACAAGCGCCTCTCTTTGCTGGTAGCAGTAGGTTTGGTCGTAGTGGGCCTGTTCAACTTTAAGTTCCTCGGGAGTGAGTTCCTGCCCGAACTGGATGAGGGTGCGATCTATATCCGTGCTACCTGTCCGCTCAGCGTATCGCTGGAGGAATCTAAATCCATCGCGAATAAAATGCGTCGTATCATCCTGTCTTACCCGGAGGTAAAACAGGTAATGTCTCAAACGGGTCGTCCGAATGATGGTACGGATGCTACAGGGTTCTACAATATCGAGTTTCACGTAGACATCTATCCGAAGAAACAGTGGAAGAGCGGTATTACCAAGGAAGAGCTGATAGACCGTATGCAGCAGAAACTGTCTGTGTACCCGGGCATCAACCTGAACTTCTCCCAGCCTATTATGGATAACGTGGAAGAAGCGGTATCCGGCGTGAAAGGTTCTTTGTGTGTGAAGATCTATGGAGACAGCCTGGCGTATACAGAAGGCAAGGCTAACCATGTATATGATATTATGAAGAATATTCCGGGTGTAACAGACCTCGGGGTGATCAGGAATATTGGTCAGCCGGAACTGGATATAGAACTGGATGAAAATAAGATGGCCTTATACGGTGTAACCACTGCGGATGCGAATGCGATCATCGAAATGGCGATAGGTGGTAAAGCTGTTACACAGATCTATGAAGGAGAGCGTAAGTTCCAGCTGCGCCTGCGTTACGAGGAGCAATACCGTAACAATGCGGAGGCGATCAGTGACCTGATGGTACCTACCCTGCGTGGTGCGAAAGTGCCTATCAAGAACATTGCAAACATCAAGACGCTGACAGGTCCAAGCATCATCTTCCGGGATGATAACAGGCGGTATACTGCGGTGAAGTTCTCCGTACGTGGTCGTGACATGGGAAGTGTGATAGCAGAGGCACAGGCCAAAGTAAATAAGAACGTGAAGCTGGATAAAGGGTATGAAATGCAGTGGGCCGGTGATTTTGAAAACCAGCAGCGTGCTACAAAACGCCTGACACAGGTGGTGCCGATCAGTTTGATGATCATCTTCCTGATCCTGTTTGTAATGTTTGGAAATGTGAAGGATGCGGGGCTGGTACTGATCAATGTGCCGTTTGCGATCATTGGTGGTATTGCGGCATTGTTAATCAGTGGTACGAATTTCAGTATCTCTGCAGGTATCGGTTTCATTGCGCTGTTTGGTATCTGTATCCAGAACGGGGTGATATTGATCTCGGTGTTTAAGAACAACATGGCGAAGGTGAAGAAGCACGACTTCAATCATCATACGCTGGAGATCTCCATCCGGGATGGGGTACGCGAAAGGGTACGGCCGGTGGTGATGACGGCATTGATGGCGGCCATCGGTTTATTGCCGGCGGCATTGTCAAAAGGGATCGGTTCTGAGACTTCCAAGCCACTGGCGATCGTGGTGATTGGTGGGTTGATCACGGCAACGGTATTAACGCTGCTGGTGTTCCCCCTGTTCTTCTATTTAGGTTACCGGAAAGTGGGTCAAAAAATGGATTAG
- the metX gene encoding homoserine O-acetyltransferase MetX: protein MTVQIYHNTHTFTLESGVVLPELQIAYHTYGTLNHSKSNVIWICHALTANSDVADWWKGLIGPGKAIDPARHFIVCANILGSCYGSSGPLSINPATGKPYYSSFPQITVRDIVQAHTLLREHLGIEEIQLLMGGSMGGYQTLEWALLEPTRIRQLALLSTGAAESAWGIAIHTAQRLAIEADSTWRDHTPTAGGNGLKAARAIGMLTYRNYQTFVRTQSDPDNNKTDDFKAASYINYQGDKLVKRFNAQAYWRLTKAMDSHNIARGRLTNQAETLALIKQPTLIIGITSDVLCPPEEQHFLAKHIPDASYHEIDSSYGHDGFLIEVEKIDALLNEWLA from the coding sequence TTGACGGTACAGATCTATCATAATACGCACACTTTTACACTGGAGTCCGGGGTCGTGTTGCCGGAGCTGCAAATCGCCTATCACACGTACGGTACGCTGAATCACAGCAAATCTAACGTGATATGGATCTGCCATGCCCTTACTGCCAATTCGGACGTAGCCGACTGGTGGAAAGGACTCATCGGTCCGGGCAAGGCCATTGACCCTGCCCGTCATTTCATTGTATGTGCAAACATATTAGGCTCCTGCTACGGCAGTTCCGGCCCGCTTTCCATCAATCCTGCTACCGGAAAGCCTTATTATTCCTCCTTTCCACAAATCACTGTCCGGGACATAGTGCAGGCTCATACCCTGCTGCGCGAACACCTGGGTATTGAAGAAATTCAATTACTCATGGGCGGCTCCATGGGCGGTTACCAGACACTGGAATGGGCCCTGCTGGAACCCACCCGCATCCGCCAACTGGCATTGCTCAGTACCGGTGCCGCAGAAAGTGCCTGGGGAATCGCCATACATACCGCTCAGCGCCTCGCTATTGAAGCGGACAGCACCTGGCGGGATCATACGCCAACTGCCGGCGGAAACGGCTTAAAAGCCGCGAGAGCCATCGGCATGCTCACCTATCGTAATTACCAGACTTTCGTTCGTACACAGTCCGACCCGGACAATAACAAAACAGACGATTTCAAAGCTGCCTCCTATATCAATTACCAGGGCGATAAACTCGTAAAGCGTTTCAATGCCCAGGCTTACTGGCGCCTTACCAAGGCAATGGATAGTCACAACATCGCAAGAGGACGCCTGACAAACCAGGCAGAAACCCTTGCCCTCATTAAACAACCTACCCTCATTATAGGCATCACCAGCGATGTACTGTGCCCGCCCGAAGAACAACACTTCCTCGCTAAGCACATTCCGGATGCCTCCTATCACGAAATCGATTCTTCGTATGGGCATGACGGTTTCCTGATCGAAGTAGAGAAGATTGATGCCCTCCTGAATGAATGGCTGGCATAA